The Triticum aestivum cultivar Chinese Spring chromosome 3A, IWGSC CS RefSeq v2.1, whole genome shotgun sequence genome includes a region encoding these proteins:
- the LOC123060247 gene encoding protein BREAST CANCER SUSCEPTIBILITY 2 homolog A isoform X6 yields MARRWQVWGRPDGSQLWIPAPDPDAPPPPPAAAPPLPPPGRAAGTAAASFEDAQVKGRGAADGCRVESMADLLVQARNKLLEGDGMAGATGDAGKGKLFCTGSGRPVSLSERAIRKARALVGEDVEKAGIKRKQSFGDVPDVEGGLREMGAPFRGGTMPPLFQTGSGKAVLPGRNSIQKARAILEGVDGMEQFPLFQTGSGRVVSVSSASVQKAKSVLKDNNTSKENTESFGRPDHTESFGRPDQTGSRRPVMISERSIERSIDAVNEGDAEKSGHWDTGCQFPMFQTGLGKPVAVSWNSVQKARAVLEEEKIKTTGHGDSSFCATTLQSETPRSVLMSSSLIMTDRSVTPNGDSAVQEKNHEDGNHLPLFQTGSGRSIAISKSSFKRATAVLEPRNITKELEDEAHLDGGHDTPMFKTGLGRSNLASDGCRTELCILEAEEAVKSVNNYNREAFVEVPAFQAGIQTFVPQNRSSSRKASMLLEQRNFTEKGYKDSGSQLPMFRTGSGKSVLISESSVQKAKAVLEEEVKINRDNHNLLNMDKNIPVFASPLKTSCARTVNISSAGVSRAATLLGLEENTLSTQFFGHVGDKLGTKIKFERKNPEQRLASGPTENQVRKEPHRPFELSNNTVSDSGEHSIRFSTAGGRSMAISSDALQRARSLLGESDHVVSTNNLVGCSLASACNVEMPNSTVAPKGGPDLSKISRVNGKTELTTFSHQAMSDRKHTGSFENAVPVIPATNKQPNMFHVGSRSISEIPKIPKPSSMCLSETDNANDTKDKTQRLHMPAGALVDISNFMGTHSGNIDHAVNEKRRIEGRNTASSFKRPRSSR; encoded by the exons ATGGCGAGAAGGTGGCAGGTCTGGGGCCGGCCCGACGGCAGCCAACTCTGGAtccccgcccccgaccccgacgcgccgccgccgccgcccgccgcggccCCGCCTCTTCCTCCGCCGGGGCGCGCCGCGGGGACAGCCGCCGCTTCATTTGAGGACGCGCAGGTCAAAG GCCGGGGCGCTGCTGACGGATGCCGCGTCGAGTCCATGGCCGACCTCCTCGTCCAAG CGCGGAACAAGCTGCTCGAAGGTGATGGGATGGCCGGAGCAACCGGGGATGCAGGAAAAGGCAAGCTGTTCTGCACTGGATCGGGGAGACCAGTGTCCCTCAGCGAGAGGGCTATAAGGAAGGCCAGGGCGTTGGTCGGGGAGGATGTGGAGAAGGCTGGTATTAAGAGAA AGCAATCATTTGGCGATGTACCTGATGTAGAGGGCGGATTGAGAGAAATGGGCGCCCCATTTAGAG GTGGAACCATGCCCCCATTGTTCCAAACTGGGTCAGGAAAAGCGGTCTTGCCGGGCAGGAACTCAATCCAAAAGGCAAGAGCTATTTTAGAAG GTGTGGACGGCATGGAACAGTTTCCATTGTTCCAAACTGGTTCAGGAAGAGTTGTATCAGTCAGTTCAGCATCTGTTCAGAAAGCTAAGTCTGTGTTGAAGGATAATAATACAAGCAAGG AAAATACAGAGAGTTTTGGTAGGCCTGACCATACAGAGAGTTTTGGTAGGCCTGACCAAACTGGTTCAAGAAGACCAGTCATGATCAGCGAAAGATCCATTGAGCGATCTATAGATGCGGTGAATGAGGGAGATGCGGAAAAGAGTG GACATTGGGATACTGGTTGCCAGTTCCCAATGTTCCAAACAGGATTAGGGAAGCCTGTTGCTGTGAGCTGGAACTCAGTTCAGAAGGCAAGGGCAGTATTGGAGGAAGAAAAAATTAAAACAACTG GACATGGAGATAGCAGTTTTTGCGCCACAACTCTTCAAAGTGAAACGCCAAGGTCTGTTTTGATGAGTAGCAGTTTGATCATGACTGATAGAAGTGTTACACCGAATGGAGATAGTGCAGTGCAAG AGAAAAATCACGAGGATGGCAACCACTTGCCGTTGTTTCAAACTGGGTCAGGGAGGTCAATTGCTATAAGTAAGAGCTCATTTAAGAGGGCAACTGCAGTTCTGGAGCCAAGGAATATTACAAAGGAATTGGAAG ATGAAGCTCATTTAGATGGTGGCCATGATACTCCCATGTTCAAAACTGGATTAGGAAGGTCTAACTTAGCAAGTGATGGCTGTAGAACTGAATTGTGTATCTTAGAAGCTGAAGAAGCAGTCAAAAGTG TAAACAATTACAACAGAGAAGCCTTTGTTGAAGTGCCAGCGTTCCAAGCTGGGATACAAACGTTTGTACCCCAAAACAGAAGTTCAAGTCGTAAGGCCAGTATGCTTTTGgagcaacgaaacttcacggagaaag GATACAAAGACTCTGGAAGTCAACTGCCAATGTTTCGAACCGGATCTGGAAAGTCAGTCTTGATTAGTGAAAGCTCAGTGCAGAAAGCAAAGGCTGTTCTGGAGGAAGAGGTCAAAATAAACAGAG ATAATCATAATCTCCTTAACATGGACAAAAATATTCCTGTCTTTGCTTCACCTCTCAAGACAAGCTGTGCAAGAACAGTTAATATATCTTCAGCTGGTGTATCTCGAGCTGCTACTTTGTTGGGCTTGGAGGAGAATAccctttcaacacaattttttggACATGTGGGCGATAAGCTTGGCACGAAAATAAAATTTGAACGGAAAAATCCAGAACAGAGGCTTGCATCTGGTCCAACAGAAAACCAAGTGCGTAAGGAACCACACCGGCCATTTGAACTTTCTAATAACACAGTTTCTGATTCTGGTGAACATTCTATCAGATTCAGTACCGCGGGAGGCAGATCAATGGCTATTTCTAGTGATGCACTTCAACGTGCGAGAAGCCTTCTGGGTGAATCAGATCACGTGGTTTCAACAAATAATTTAGTAGGCTGCTCTTTGGCATCTGCATGTAATGTTGAGATGCCAAATTCAACCGTCGCCCCAAAAGGTGGACCTGATTTATCAAAAATAAGTAGGGTCAATGGAAAAACCGAACTTACAACATTTTCCCACCAGGCAATGTCTGATAGGAAGCACACTGGATCCTTTGAAAATGCTGTACCTGTTATCCCGGCGACTAACAAACAACCCAATATGTTTCATGTTGGGAGTCGTTCAATCAGTGAAATTCCAAAGATCCCGAAGCCCTCTTCCATGTGTTTATCTGAAACTGACAATGCAAATGACACTAAAGATAAGACCCAGCGACTCCATATGCCAGCTGGAGCGTTGGTTGACATTAGTAACTTCATGGGCACACATTCTGGAAATATTGACCATGCTGTTAATGAGAAGAGAAGAATTGAGGGAAGAAACACTGCATCTTCCTTTAAACGCCCCCGCTCTTCCAGATAA
- the LOC123060247 gene encoding protein BREAST CANCER SUSCEPTIBILITY 2 homolog A isoform X5 has protein sequence MARRWQVWGRPDGSQLWIPAPDPDAPPPPPAAAPPLPPPGRAAGTAAASFEDAQVKGRGAADGCRVESMADLLVQARNKLLEGDGMAGATGDAGKGKLFCTGSGRPVSLSERAIRKARALVGEDVEKAGIKRKQSFGDVPDVEGGLREMGAPFRGGTMPPLFQTGSGKAVLPGRNSIQKARAILEDVDSAAGAAQPMFRTGMGRAVPVNRTLIDKARAVLEGQTAVEQGVDGMEQFPLFQTGSGRVVSVSSASVQKAKSVLKDNNTSKESFGRPDHTESFGRPDQTGSRRPVMISERSIERSIDAVNEGDAEKSGHWDTGCQFPMFQTGLGKPVAVSWNSVQKARAVLEEEKIKTTGHGDSSFCATTLQSETPRSVLMSSSLIMTDRSVTPNGDSAVQEKNHEDGNHLPLFQTGSGRSIAISKSSFKRATAVLEPRNITKELEDEAHLDGGHDTPMFKTGLGRSNLASDGCRTELCILEAEEAVKSVNNYNREAFVEVPAFQAGIQTFVPQNRSSSRKASMLLEQRNFTEKGYKDSGSQLPMFRTGSGKSVLISESSVQKAKAVLEEEVKINRDNHNLLNMDKNIPVFASPLKTSCARTVNISSAGVSRAATLLGLEENTLSTQFFGHVGDKLGTKIKFERKNPEQRLASGPTENQVRKEPHRPFELSNNTVSDSGEHSIRFSTAGGRSMAISSDALQRARSLLGESDHVVSTNNLVGCSLASACNVEMPNSTVAPKGGPDLSKISRVNGKTELTTFSHQAMSDRKHTGSFENAVPVIPATNKQPNMFHVGSRSISEIPKIPKPSSMCLSETDNANDTKDKTQRLHMPAGALVDISNFMGTHSGNIDHAVNEKRRIEGRNTASSFKRPRSSR, from the exons ATGGCGAGAAGGTGGCAGGTCTGGGGCCGGCCCGACGGCAGCCAACTCTGGAtccccgcccccgaccccgacgcgccgccgccgccgcccgccgcggccCCGCCTCTTCCTCCGCCGGGGCGCGCCGCGGGGACAGCCGCCGCTTCATTTGAGGACGCGCAGGTCAAAG GCCGGGGCGCTGCTGACGGATGCCGCGTCGAGTCCATGGCCGACCTCCTCGTCCAAG CGCGGAACAAGCTGCTCGAAGGTGATGGGATGGCCGGAGCAACCGGGGATGCAGGAAAAGGCAAGCTGTTCTGCACTGGATCGGGGAGACCAGTGTCCCTCAGCGAGAGGGCTATAAGGAAGGCCAGGGCGTTGGTCGGGGAGGATGTGGAGAAGGCTGGTATTAAGAGAA AGCAATCATTTGGCGATGTACCTGATGTAGAGGGCGGATTGAGAGAAATGGGCGCCCCATTTAGAG GTGGAACCATGCCCCCATTGTTCCAAACTGGGTCAGGAAAAGCGGTCTTGCCGGGCAGGAACTCAATCCAAAAGGCAAGAGCTATTTTAGAAG ATGTTGATAGTGCTGCTGGTGCCGCACAACCAATGTTCCGTACTGGAATGGGTAGGGCGGTTCCTGTGAACCGGACCCTTATTGACAAGGCAAGAGCTGTTTTGGAGGGACAAACAGCTGTAGAACAAG GTGTGGACGGCATGGAACAGTTTCCATTGTTCCAAACTGGTTCAGGAAGAGTTGTATCAGTCAGTTCAGCATCTGTTCAGAAAGCTAAGTCTGTGTTGAAGGATAATAATACAAGCAAGG AGAGTTTTGGTAGGCCTGACCATACAGAGAGTTTTGGTAGGCCTGACCAAACTGGTTCAAGAAGACCAGTCATGATCAGCGAAAGATCCATTGAGCGATCTATAGATGCGGTGAATGAGGGAGATGCGGAAAAGAGTG GACATTGGGATACTGGTTGCCAGTTCCCAATGTTCCAAACAGGATTAGGGAAGCCTGTTGCTGTGAGCTGGAACTCAGTTCAGAAGGCAAGGGCAGTATTGGAGGAAGAAAAAATTAAAACAACTG GACATGGAGATAGCAGTTTTTGCGCCACAACTCTTCAAAGTGAAACGCCAAGGTCTGTTTTGATGAGTAGCAGTTTGATCATGACTGATAGAAGTGTTACACCGAATGGAGATAGTGCAGTGCAAG AGAAAAATCACGAGGATGGCAACCACTTGCCGTTGTTTCAAACTGGGTCAGGGAGGTCAATTGCTATAAGTAAGAGCTCATTTAAGAGGGCAACTGCAGTTCTGGAGCCAAGGAATATTACAAAGGAATTGGAAG ATGAAGCTCATTTAGATGGTGGCCATGATACTCCCATGTTCAAAACTGGATTAGGAAGGTCTAACTTAGCAAGTGATGGCTGTAGAACTGAATTGTGTATCTTAGAAGCTGAAGAAGCAGTCAAAAGTG TAAACAATTACAACAGAGAAGCCTTTGTTGAAGTGCCAGCGTTCCAAGCTGGGATACAAACGTTTGTACCCCAAAACAGAAGTTCAAGTCGTAAGGCCAGTATGCTTTTGgagcaacgaaacttcacggagaaag GATACAAAGACTCTGGAAGTCAACTGCCAATGTTTCGAACCGGATCTGGAAAGTCAGTCTTGATTAGTGAAAGCTCAGTGCAGAAAGCAAAGGCTGTTCTGGAGGAAGAGGTCAAAATAAACAGAG ATAATCATAATCTCCTTAACATGGACAAAAATATTCCTGTCTTTGCTTCACCTCTCAAGACAAGCTGTGCAAGAACAGTTAATATATCTTCAGCTGGTGTATCTCGAGCTGCTACTTTGTTGGGCTTGGAGGAGAATAccctttcaacacaattttttggACATGTGGGCGATAAGCTTGGCACGAAAATAAAATTTGAACGGAAAAATCCAGAACAGAGGCTTGCATCTGGTCCAACAGAAAACCAAGTGCGTAAGGAACCACACCGGCCATTTGAACTTTCTAATAACACAGTTTCTGATTCTGGTGAACATTCTATCAGATTCAGTACCGCGGGAGGCAGATCAATGGCTATTTCTAGTGATGCACTTCAACGTGCGAGAAGCCTTCTGGGTGAATCAGATCACGTGGTTTCAACAAATAATTTAGTAGGCTGCTCTTTGGCATCTGCATGTAATGTTGAGATGCCAAATTCAACCGTCGCCCCAAAAGGTGGACCTGATTTATCAAAAATAAGTAGGGTCAATGGAAAAACCGAACTTACAACATTTTCCCACCAGGCAATGTCTGATAGGAAGCACACTGGATCCTTTGAAAATGCTGTACCTGTTATCCCGGCGACTAACAAACAACCCAATATGTTTCATGTTGGGAGTCGTTCAATCAGTGAAATTCCAAAGATCCCGAAGCCCTCTTCCATGTGTTTATCTGAAACTGACAATGCAAATGACACTAAAGATAAGACCCAGCGACTCCATATGCCAGCTGGAGCGTTGGTTGACATTAGTAACTTCATGGGCACACATTCTGGAAATATTGACCATGCTGTTAATGAGAAGAGAAGAATTGAGGGAAGAAACACTGCATCTTCCTTTAAACGCCCCCGCTCTTCCAGATAA